In Stenotrophomonas sp. ASS1, the following proteins share a genomic window:
- the mltG gene encoding endolytic transglycosylase MltG: MAGAKRGCLFVVTLVVVLAAVVAGAGAWFFYQQTRFADAPITPSAESVVIASGDGMSTVLRKLRDAGVDEGQDAQWQLLARQLDAAGKLKVGEYALSSDLTPRDLLLRMRAGKVLQHRVTIIEGWNIRQLRAALKRAEPLLHTTDNLDDAALMQRLGFGGQHPEGRFLPETYVYQRGDSDLDVLKRAHAAMQDALDEAWESRAPDLPINTPYELLTMASIIEKETALASERPQIAGVFMRRLKIGMRLQTDPTVIYGIGAAYDGNIRRRDLTTDTPYNTYTRAGLTPTPIAMPSRDALMAAAQPAAGDALYFVAVGDGSGAHVFSPSLDQHNAAVARYLQQLRQQRTKETPAQ; this comes from the coding sequence ATGGCGGGAGCCAAGCGCGGGTGTCTGTTCGTGGTAACGCTGGTGGTGGTGCTGGCCGCCGTCGTGGCCGGCGCGGGCGCGTGGTTCTTCTACCAGCAGACCCGGTTCGCCGACGCCCCGATCACCCCGTCCGCCGAAAGCGTGGTCATCGCCAGTGGCGACGGCATGAGCACGGTGCTGCGCAAGCTGCGCGACGCCGGCGTGGACGAGGGCCAGGACGCGCAGTGGCAGCTGCTGGCGCGCCAGCTCGATGCGGCCGGCAAGCTGAAGGTGGGTGAGTACGCGCTCAGCAGCGACCTGACCCCGCGTGATCTGCTGCTGCGCATGCGCGCCGGCAAGGTGCTGCAGCACCGCGTCACGATCATTGAAGGCTGGAACATCCGCCAGTTGCGTGCCGCGCTCAAGCGCGCCGAGCCGCTGCTGCACACCACCGACAACCTCGATGACGCCGCGCTGATGCAGCGCCTCGGCTTCGGTGGCCAGCATCCGGAAGGCCGCTTCCTGCCGGAGACCTACGTCTACCAGCGTGGCGACAGCGATCTGGATGTGCTCAAGCGTGCTCACGCTGCAATGCAGGACGCACTGGATGAAGCCTGGGAAAGCCGTGCGCCGGACCTGCCGATCAACACGCCCTACGAACTGCTGACGATGGCCTCGATCATCGAGAAGGAAACCGCGCTGGCCAGCGAGCGTCCGCAGATCGCCGGCGTGTTCATGCGCCGCCTGAAGATCGGCATGCGCCTGCAGACCGACCCGACCGTGATCTACGGCATCGGTGCTGCGTATGACGGCAACATCCGCCGCCGCGACCTGACCACCGATACGCCCTACAACACCTATACCCGCGCCGGCCTGACCCCGACCCCGATCGCCATGCCCAGCCGCGATGCGCTGATGGCAGCCGCGCAACCCGCAGCGGGCGACGCGCTGTACTTCGTCGCCGTGGGCGATGGCAGTGGCGCGCACGTGTTCTCGCCCAGCCTGGACCAGCACAACGCCGCAGTGGCCCGCTACCTGCAGCAGCTGCGCCAGCAACGTACCAAGGAGACCCCGGCGCAATGA
- the tmk gene encoding dTMP kinase, whose product MSPALLRHPRFVSLEGGEGAGKTTAINAIRDCLRSHGHEVVLTREPGGTPLAERIRGLVLKPDAEIAAEPLSAEAELLLVFAARAQHVRQVIQPALQRGAYVLSDRFTDSSYAYQGGGRGLDPQWIADLERRAVGLLPGLTLLLDVDVAVGRARANGRDLWPDRIESEQDDFFQRVREVFRSRAQQDPQRFALIDAGQVQARVAADVVAQVERWLQDGEGA is encoded by the coding sequence ATGAGTCCCGCGCTGCTTCGCCACCCGCGTTTCGTCAGCCTGGAAGGCGGCGAGGGCGCAGGCAAGACCACCGCCATCAATGCCATCCGTGACTGCCTGCGCAGCCACGGCCACGAGGTGGTGCTGACCCGCGAGCCGGGCGGTACGCCGCTGGCCGAGCGCATCCGTGGCCTGGTGCTGAAACCCGATGCCGAGATCGCCGCCGAGCCGCTCAGCGCCGAAGCCGAGCTGCTGCTGGTGTTCGCTGCACGCGCGCAGCATGTGCGCCAGGTGATCCAGCCCGCACTGCAGCGCGGCGCCTATGTGCTGAGCGATCGCTTCACCGATTCCAGCTACGCCTACCAGGGCGGTGGCCGTGGCCTCGACCCGCAGTGGATTGCCGATCTGGAACGACGCGCGGTGGGCCTGCTGCCGGGCCTGACCCTGCTGCTGGACGTGGACGTGGCAGTAGGCCGCGCACGCGCCAACGGGCGCGATCTGTGGCCGGACCGCATCGAAAGCGAACAGGATGATTTCTTCCAGCGCGTGCGCGAAGTGTTCCGCAGCCGCGCGCAGCAGGACCCGCAGCGCTTCGCGCTGATCGACGCCGGCCAGGTGCAGGCGCGTGTAGCGGCCGATGTGGTCGCGCAGGTCGAGCGCTGGCTGCAGGACGGGGAGGGCGCATGA
- a CDS encoding DNA polymerase III subunit delta': protein MSTFSPWQQRAFDQTVAALDADRLGHGLLICGPAGLGKREVALALADHVLARGDAAHATRTRQLIAAGTHPDLQLVSFIPNKSGDKLRTEIVIEQVREITDKLALTPQYGVAQVVIVDPADAINRSAANALLKTLEEPQPGRYLWLISSDPARLPQTIRSRCQRLEFKLPPQHETLAWLQQQGHSEASAREALDAARGHPGQADNWLREDGLSLRREVGRELEQLAAGKTGAVELAQKWCGDDNAALRLRFAADLALAQASTDALTTPERLHKLAAWFDAANRTRDLLRTTVRADLAVVELLLAWNKVNERPAARGNR from the coding sequence ATGAGCACATTCTCGCCGTGGCAGCAGCGCGCGTTCGACCAGACCGTGGCAGCGCTCGATGCCGACCGCCTTGGTCATGGCCTGCTGATCTGCGGCCCGGCCGGGCTGGGCAAACGCGAGGTGGCACTGGCGCTGGCCGACCACGTGCTGGCGCGCGGTGATGCCGCGCATGCCACGCGCACGCGCCAGCTGATCGCCGCCGGCACCCATCCTGACCTGCAGCTGGTCAGCTTCATTCCGAACAAGAGCGGCGACAAGCTGCGCACCGAGATCGTCATCGAGCAGGTGCGCGAGATCACCGACAAGCTGGCGCTGACCCCGCAGTACGGCGTGGCGCAGGTGGTGATCGTCGACCCGGCCGATGCGATCAACCGCTCGGCGGCCAACGCGCTGCTGAAGACGCTGGAAGAGCCGCAGCCCGGCCGCTACCTGTGGCTGATCAGCAGCGACCCGGCGCGCCTGCCGCAGACCATCCGCAGCCGTTGCCAGCGTCTGGAATTCAAGTTGCCGCCGCAGCACGAAACGCTGGCCTGGCTGCAGCAGCAGGGCCACAGCGAAGCATCGGCACGCGAAGCGCTGGACGCGGCGCGCGGCCACCCCGGCCAGGCCGACAACTGGCTGCGCGAAGATGGCCTGAGCCTGCGCCGCGAAGTGGGCCGCGAGCTGGAACAGCTGGCCGCCGGCAAGACCGGCGCGGTGGAGCTGGCGCAGAAGTGGTGCGGTGATGACAACGCGGCGCTGCGCCTGCGCTTCGCCGCCGACCTGGCGCTGGCCCAGGCCAGCACCGATGCCTTGACCACGCCGGAGCGATTGCACAAGCTTGCAGCCTGGTTCGATGCGGCCAACCGCACCCGCGACCTGCTGCGCACCACGGTGCGTGCAGACCTTGCCGTGGTCGAGTTGCTGCTGGCCTGGAACAAGGTGAACGAGCGGCCTGCCGCAAGGGGAAATCGATGA
- a CDS encoding PilZ domain-containing protein, with the protein MSASNARQGILSLAVKDKAALYSAYMPFVKNGGIFVPTPKRYFLGDEVFLLLTLPDSSERLPVAGKVIWVTPAGAQGNRTAGIGVQLADGAEGEGVRHKIETLLAGLTGSDKPTHTM; encoded by the coding sequence ATGAGTGCCAGCAACGCCCGCCAGGGCATCCTGTCCCTGGCCGTGAAGGACAAAGCCGCGCTGTACAGCGCGTACATGCCATTCGTGAAGAACGGCGGCATCTTCGTGCCCACGCCCAAGCGCTACTTCCTGGGTGACGAAGTGTTCCTGCTGCTGACCCTGCCCGATTCCAGCGAGCGCCTGCCGGTGGCCGGCAAGGTGATCTGGGTGACCCCGGCCGGCGCGCAGGGTAACCGCACCGCCGGCATCGGCGTGCAGCTGGCCGACGGTGCCGAAGGCGAGGGCGTGCGCCACAAGATCGAGACCCTGCTGGCCGGCCTGACCGGCTCGGACAAGCCGACGCACACGATGTAA
- a CDS encoding tautomerase family protein: MPLARIDLRKGKSADYLQRVGETIYQAMRAVGVPENDRFQIFQQHEPGTLIYDPGYLGVDRTDDFICIQITWNEGRTLEQKKALYLGIADGLHAAVGIRREDVFINLVEVKRENWSFGNGVA, translated from the coding sequence ATGCCGCTCGCCCGTATCGATCTTCGCAAAGGTAAATCCGCCGACTACCTGCAACGCGTCGGCGAAACCATCTACCAGGCCATGCGCGCGGTGGGCGTGCCGGAGAACGATCGCTTCCAGATCTTCCAGCAACACGAGCCGGGCACGTTGATCTATGACCCCGGTTACCTGGGCGTGGACCGCACCGACGATTTCATCTGCATCCAGATCACCTGGAACGAAGGGCGCACGCTGGAGCAGAAAAAAGCGTTGTACCTGGGCATTGCCGATGGCCTGCATGCGGCGGTGGGTATCCGCCGAGAGGATGTGTTCATCAACCTGGTGGAAGTGAAGCGGGAAAACTGGTCGTTCGGTAATGGTGTGGCCTAG
- a CDS encoding DUF2946 family protein, which produces MLLVLLAPLVSRWLAHGHVAAAAPVAAMDHAMHAEHAQHAMEGHHDHHAMAMPHGEAAKKPPADPHADHEMGVDCDYCLIAARLITLLVAAVLLLAPMAPVCRALRGAVRSLPQRISGTLGARGPPALMAA; this is translated from the coding sequence ATGCTGCTGGTGCTGCTTGCCCCGCTGGTGAGCCGCTGGCTGGCGCATGGCCACGTCGCGGCCGCCGCACCGGTGGCCGCCATGGACCACGCGATGCACGCAGAGCATGCGCAGCACGCGATGGAAGGCCATCACGACCACCACGCGATGGCGATGCCGCACGGCGAGGCCGCAAAGAAGCCACCTGCCGATCCACACGCCGATCATGAGATGGGCGTGGACTGCGATTACTGCCTGATCGCTGCACGGCTGATCACGCTGCTGGTGGCGGCAGTGCTGCTGTTGGCGCCGATGGCACCGGTGTGCCGCGCGCTGCGCGGTGCGGTGCGATCGTTGCCGCAACGGATCAGCGGCACATTGGGAGCGCGTGGGCCGCCGGCTCTGATGGCTGCCTGA
- a CDS encoding TonB-dependent receptor, giving the protein MKTNPNPAHLRRATLPVLCALLLHAAPLLAADAAPPTTLDTVRVVDTRSGELSSTANAGSALGLSVLQTPASLTVISREQLEQRGDSNLNDAISRAGAISVMPHPGNGLSALSSRGFTDGASVMRLYDGLRQYGGVGITFPFDTWSIERIEVLRGPASVIHGDGAIGGVINIVPKMPTRGAIENEISVTVGSEDTARLGFGSGGALTPELAYRLDVSGNYSGGWVDRGRNSDATFSGALLWQPRADLQLTLTHAQGYQQPMRYFGTPLVEGRQLEALRHRNYNVDDSQIRYRDRWTQLDALWTPTANVEWRTRLYQIDSQRDWRNAEAYVYNRATGLIDRSGNTEITHNQDQTGLTSTLRVQGTAGGLQNSFAVGLDANRAHFKHTNNTYAGSSGPIDPFEPVPGQFVSDAPNLPRYRNRAEQYALFAEDRLALSERWSVLGGLRHDRARIDRTDLISGQNAFSKTYSSTGWRAGTVFALQPTLSLYAQYSQAADPVSGLLMISPANGAFDLAKGRQIEVGLKQAFDGGEWTLAAYRIRKTGLLSRDPLVPDRRVQMGAQTSHGIEASLNWNVAPHWTLDANATVLKAEFEDFLETTGSPPLLVSRDGNVPPNVAERLANVWLSWQFAPDWSAAGGVRYVGKRYADNANTLELPSYSTTDLALTWQAAPRTRLSARLFNVFDKAYYATAYYTSTQWLLGADRRVEFTVDHRF; this is encoded by the coding sequence ATGAAAACGAACCCCAACCCCGCGCACCTGCGCCGGGCGACGCTACCTGTCCTGTGCGCATTGCTCCTGCACGCCGCGCCCCTGCTTGCCGCCGATGCGGCACCACCGACCACGCTGGATACCGTGCGGGTGGTCGATACCCGCAGCGGTGAGCTGTCGTCCACCGCCAACGCCGGTTCCGCGCTGGGCCTGAGCGTGCTGCAGACACCGGCCAGCCTGACGGTGATTTCGCGCGAACAACTGGAGCAGCGTGGCGACAGCAACCTCAACGATGCGATCAGCCGGGCAGGTGCGATCAGTGTGATGCCGCATCCGGGCAACGGCCTGAGTGCGCTGTCCAGCCGCGGCTTCACCGATGGCGCTTCGGTGATGCGCCTGTACGACGGGCTGCGCCAGTACGGCGGCGTGGGTATCACCTTCCCGTTCGATACCTGGTCGATCGAGCGCATCGAAGTGCTGCGCGGCCCGGCCTCGGTCATCCATGGCGACGGTGCGATCGGCGGCGTGATCAACATCGTGCCGAAGATGCCCACGCGTGGTGCGATCGAGAACGAGATCAGCGTAACCGTGGGCAGCGAGGACACCGCGCGCCTGGGCTTCGGCAGTGGTGGCGCGCTGACGCCCGAGCTGGCCTACCGGCTGGACGTGAGTGGCAACTACAGCGGTGGCTGGGTCGATCGTGGGCGCAACAGTGACGCGACATTCTCCGGTGCGTTGCTGTGGCAGCCGCGCGCGGACCTGCAGCTGACCCTCACCCATGCGCAGGGCTACCAGCAGCCGATGCGTTACTTCGGCACGCCGCTGGTCGAGGGCCGCCAGCTGGAGGCGCTGCGCCACCGCAACTACAACGTGGACGACAGCCAGATCCGCTATCGCGACCGCTGGACCCAGCTCGATGCGCTGTGGACGCCGACCGCGAACGTGGAATGGCGCACGCGCCTCTACCAGATCGACAGCCAACGCGATTGGCGCAATGCCGAGGCCTATGTTTACAACCGCGCCACCGGCTTGATCGATCGATCGGGCAACACCGAGATCACCCACAACCAGGACCAGACCGGACTGACCTCGACGCTGCGCGTGCAGGGGACCGCAGGTGGCCTGCAGAACAGCTTCGCGGTGGGCCTGGACGCCAACCGCGCGCACTTCAAGCACACCAACAACACCTATGCCGGCAGCTCGGGCCCGATCGACCCGTTCGAGCCGGTGCCGGGCCAGTTCGTCAGCGACGCGCCGAACCTGCCGCGCTACCGCAATCGTGCCGAGCAGTACGCGCTGTTCGCGGAAGACCGGTTGGCGCTGAGCGAGCGCTGGTCGGTGCTGGGTGGGCTGCGCCACGACCGCGCGCGCATCGACCGTACCGATCTGATCAGCGGCCAGAATGCGTTCTCGAAGACCTACAGCAGCACCGGCTGGCGTGCAGGCACGGTATTCGCGCTGCAGCCGACGCTGAGCCTGTATGCGCAGTACTCGCAGGCGGCGGACCCGGTCAGTGGCCTGCTGATGATCAGCCCGGCCAACGGTGCCTTCGACCTGGCCAAGGGCCGGCAGATCGAGGTGGGCCTGAAGCAGGCCTTCGATGGCGGCGAGTGGACGCTGGCGGCGTATCGCATCCGCAAGACCGGGCTGCTCAGCCGCGATCCGCTGGTGCCGGACCGCCGCGTGCAGATGGGCGCGCAGACCTCGCATGGTATCGAGGCGTCGTTGAACTGGAACGTCGCGCCGCACTGGACGTTGGATGCCAACGCCACGGTGCTGAAGGCCGAGTTCGAGGACTTCCTGGAGACCACCGGTTCGCCGCCGCTGCTGGTGTCGCGCGATGGCAACGTGCCGCCGAACGTGGCCGAACGCCTGGCCAATGTGTGGTTGAGCTGGCAGTTCGCACCGGACTGGAGCGCGGCGGGTGGCGTTCGCTATGTCGGCAAGCGCTACGCAGACAATGCCAACACGCTGGAGTTGCCCAGCTACAGCACCACTGATCTGGCGCTGACCTGGCAGGCAGCACCGCGCACGCGATTGTCAGCGCGCCTGTTCAACGTGTTCGACAAGGCGTACTACGCCACCGCGTACTACACCAGCACGCAGTGGCTGCTGGGCGCGGATCGTCGCGTCGAGTTCACCGTCGACCATCGCTTCTGA
- a CDS encoding PepSY domain-containing protein encodes MSLRSTAKRWTYLVHRWLGIGGCLLMLLWFVSGMVMLFIGYPKLTPGERLAALPVLPEARDLRGLSVLPAAVQTEPEAVALTTLRGEPAYVVRTGSNVGAWSAVTGQALLPVSAQRAEASAAQFAGGPAFVGAMRVEEDRWTHSRALDAHRPLYRVEVGGAQPGDLYVSSRTGEVVLDAPHVQQRWNYVGAWLHWLYFLRMQSVDPVWTWVVIVLSALCTVAAVSGIVVGVWRWRFRGRYRSGAKTPYVEPWMRWHHLIGLMAAAFVFTWIFSGLMSMNPLGVFSSTREAIDVERYRGSAVTVDGALGEPVKLLAVADAERFQPVEIQWRRIGGELFAVLLDGRGETRIVSSDNGHLQVARLLPAAWLQQKVRALSAAPMQGFVVQQAADAYFYPRAPEAMNGAAVRRFPVAVVDFGDAEATRVYLDLATGDPLLTMGHRERVGRWLFYFLHSWDLPAMLRQEGARLAVLLLLSAAGTALCATATVIGYRRLRMKLRHRRR; translated from the coding sequence ATGTCGCTGCGATCCACTGCCAAGCGCTGGACCTACCTGGTGCACCGTTGGCTCGGCATCGGCGGATGCCTGCTGATGCTGTTGTGGTTCGTCAGCGGCATGGTGATGTTGTTCATTGGCTACCCGAAGCTGACGCCCGGTGAACGTCTGGCGGCATTGCCGGTGCTGCCGGAGGCCCGCGATCTGCGCGGGCTGTCGGTGCTGCCTGCAGCCGTGCAGACCGAGCCGGAGGCCGTGGCGCTGACCACGCTGCGTGGCGAGCCTGCGTATGTGGTGCGCACGGGAAGCAACGTGGGGGCGTGGTCAGCCGTCACCGGCCAGGCCCTGCTGCCAGTGTCGGCACAGCGCGCCGAAGCGTCAGCGGCACAGTTTGCTGGCGGCCCGGCCTTTGTCGGTGCAATGCGCGTGGAAGAGGACCGTTGGACGCATTCGCGCGCGCTGGACGCGCACCGGCCGCTGTACCGGGTGGAAGTGGGGGGCGCACAGCCCGGTGACCTGTATGTGTCCTCGCGCACCGGTGAAGTGGTGCTGGACGCACCGCATGTGCAGCAGCGCTGGAACTACGTGGGTGCCTGGCTGCACTGGTTGTACTTCCTGCGCATGCAGTCGGTGGATCCGGTGTGGACGTGGGTGGTGATCGTGCTGTCCGCGCTGTGCACGGTGGCGGCGGTCAGCGGCATCGTGGTGGGTGTGTGGCGCTGGCGTTTCCGCGGGCGCTACCGCTCCGGTGCGAAGACGCCGTACGTCGAACCGTGGATGCGCTGGCACCATCTGATCGGACTGATGGCTGCGGCCTTCGTGTTCACCTGGATCTTCAGCGGGCTGATGTCGATGAATCCATTGGGGGTCTTCAGCAGCACGCGCGAGGCGATCGATGTTGAACGCTATCGTGGCAGCGCGGTAACGGTGGATGGCGCGTTGGGTGAGCCGGTGAAGCTTCTGGCGGTGGCCGATGCTGAGCGCTTCCAACCGGTCGAGATCCAGTGGCGCCGCATCGGAGGCGAGCTGTTCGCAGTGCTGCTGGACGGGCGGGGCGAGACCCGCATCGTGTCCAGCGACAATGGGCACTTGCAGGTTGCGCGGTTGCTGCCGGCAGCGTGGCTGCAGCAGAAGGTGCGTGCGCTGTCCGCTGCGCCGATGCAGGGCTTCGTGGTGCAGCAGGCAGCGGATGCCTACTTCTATCCGCGTGCGCCCGAGGCCATGAATGGTGCAGCGGTACGCCGCTTCCCGGTAGCAGTGGTGGACTTCGGCGATGCCGAGGCGACGCGGGTCTACCTCGATCTGGCCACGGGCGATCCGTTGCTGACGATGGGGCATCGGGAGCGCGTGGGGCGCTGGTTGTTCTACTTCCTGCACAGCTGGGACCTGCCGGCGATGCTGCGCCAGGAAGGTGCCCGGCTGGCGGTGTTGCTGCTGCTGAGTGCTGCTGGCACCGCGCTGTGTGCCACGGCGACGGTGATCGGCTATCGGCGATTGCGGATGAAGCTGCGGCACAGGCGGCGCTGA
- a CDS encoding MFS transporter yields the protein MSLANRARAEQHATRAAFFIPGFATALWATLVPFAKARTDINDATLGLVLLCLGAGSLLAMPLSGVLAARLGCRRVMVASSLLICLTVPGLALAGSAWSLGLVLFVFGAAVGAMDCTMNVQAVIVEREAQRVMMSGFHAFFSIGGFLGAATMTVLLSAQLPPLASVLIGVGAMLLVMLLSAAYWHSERMPHDTPMLALPHGIVLFIGVLAFVAFLGEGAMLDWSAVFLSDVRRVDASLAGIGYVTFTLTMTVARLFGDALVARMGRERAIVFGALLAAAGVLVLTLVTPWQASLIGYVLVGLGCANIAPALFSLAGHQTRMPGALAITAVSTLGFAGILAGPALIGFAANHFGLIAAFIGVATALLLVAVSTRWLRM from the coding sequence ATGTCCCTTGCCAACCGCGCGCGTGCCGAACAGCACGCGACCCGCGCTGCGTTCTTCATTCCCGGCTTCGCCACGGCGTTGTGGGCCACCCTGGTGCCATTCGCCAAAGCGCGCACCGACATCAACGACGCCACGCTGGGCCTGGTGCTGCTCTGCCTCGGTGCCGGTTCGCTGCTGGCCATGCCGCTGTCCGGTGTACTGGCCGCCCGCCTGGGCTGCCGGCGGGTGATGGTGGCCAGCAGCCTGCTGATCTGCCTGACCGTGCCCGGCCTGGCGCTGGCCGGTTCGGCCTGGTCACTGGGGCTGGTGCTGTTCGTGTTCGGCGCCGCCGTGGGCGCAATGGACTGCACGATGAACGTGCAGGCCGTCATCGTCGAGCGCGAAGCACAGCGGGTGATGATGTCCGGCTTCCATGCCTTCTTCAGCATCGGCGGCTTCCTCGGCGCGGCCACCATGACCGTGCTGTTGTCCGCACAGCTGCCGCCACTGGCATCGGTGCTGATCGGCGTTGGCGCCATGCTGCTGGTGATGCTGCTGTCGGCGGCGTACTGGCACAGCGAACGCATGCCGCACGACACACCGATGTTGGCCCTGCCGCACGGCATCGTGCTGTTCATCGGCGTGCTGGCGTTCGTCGCCTTCCTCGGTGAAGGCGCGATGCTGGACTGGAGCGCAGTGTTTCTCAGCGACGTGCGTCGCGTCGATGCCAGCCTCGCCGGTATCGGATATGTAACCTTCACCCTGACCATGACCGTCGCACGCCTGTTCGGCGATGCGCTGGTAGCGCGTATGGGCCGTGAGCGCGCGATCGTGTTCGGTGCTCTGCTTGCCGCCGCTGGCGTGCTGGTGCTGACGCTGGTCACGCCGTGGCAGGCGTCGCTGATCGGCTATGTGCTGGTCGGCCTCGGCTGCGCCAACATCGCGCCGGCGCTGTTCTCGCTGGCCGGCCACCAGACCCGCATGCCGGGTGCGCTGGCGATCACCGCGGTATCCACGCTGGGCTTCGCCGGCATCCTTGCCGGGCCGGCGCTGATCGGCTTCGCCGCCAACCACTTCGGCCTGATCGCTGCGTTCATCGGGGTGGCCACGGCCTTGTTGCTGGTGGCCGTGTCCACACGTTGGCTTCGGATGTAG
- a CDS encoding DeoR/GlpR family DNA-binding transcription regulator — protein MSSDPSPLPAQRTLQILEELRQQGRVVAAELARRYAVSEDSIRRDLRELAAQGLCQRVYGGAVLPPPKERPLRERLTRDRGDKAELAARVCALLQPGQVVLLDAGSTNLAIAQQLPTALGLTVITNAPQIATAASMLEGTSVQLIGGRLASGGGAVGAEALAQVQRLRADVYLPGPCAVDGDTGVWAMDAEEATLKRAMVACSSRVIVAATTEKLGARGNWQIASLDEIDDLVLTTTAPAALAARFRAAGIAVHPSPP, from the coding sequence ATGAGCTCCGATCCCAGCCCCCTCCCCGCCCAGCGCACCCTGCAGATCCTCGAGGAACTGCGCCAGCAGGGCCGCGTGGTCGCCGCCGAACTGGCGCGCCGCTATGCCGTCTCCGAAGATTCGATCCGCCGTGATCTGCGCGAGCTGGCCGCCCAAGGCCTGTGCCAGCGTGTCTACGGCGGCGCCGTGCTGCCGCCCCCCAAGGAACGCCCGCTACGCGAGCGCCTGACCCGCGACCGTGGCGACAAGGCCGAACTGGCCGCCCGCGTCTGCGCGCTGCTGCAACCGGGCCAGGTGGTACTGCTCGATGCCGGCTCGACCAATCTGGCGATCGCCCAGCAGCTGCCGACCGCTCTCGGCCTGACGGTGATCACCAATGCTCCGCAGATCGCCACCGCCGCCAGCATGCTCGAAGGCACTTCGGTGCAGCTGATCGGCGGCCGCCTGGCCAGTGGTGGCGGCGCGGTCGGCGCTGAAGCGTTGGCGCAGGTGCAGCGCCTGCGCGCCGACGTATACCTGCCCGGCCCCTGCGCAGTGGACGGCGACACCGGCGTCTGGGCAATGGATGCGGAAGAAGCCACGCTCAAGCGCGCGATGGTGGCCTGCAGCAGCCGCGTCATCGTCGCCGCCACCACTGAAAAGCTCGGTGCCCGCGGTAACTGGCAGATCGCCAGCCTGGACGAGATCGACGACCTGGTGCTGACCACCACCGCGCCCGCCGCACTGGCGGCGCGCTTCCGCGCCGCAGGCATCGCGGTACACCCCAGTCCGCCCTGA
- the smqnr gene encoding SmQnr family pentapeptide repeat protein gives MSPTVHRKLRIGADQYTGQKVVDQQFHECDFSGADLTATEFINCSFYDAENRAGCRFNGATLKEASFRSCDISMCHFSFIKALGLEISECRAQGADFSNASFMNQITTRSWFCSAFIKKSNLRYANFSRVTLEKCELWENRWDGANVSGASFAGSDLSGGQFEGIDWNSANFTDCNLTNSELGELDLRSTNLRGATLDVQQVALLMQRIGITVVP, from the coding sequence ATGTCCCCCACCGTTCACCGCAAGCTGCGCATCGGCGCGGACCAGTACACCGGCCAGAAAGTGGTCGACCAGCAGTTCCACGAATGCGATTTCTCCGGCGCTGACCTCACCGCCACCGAGTTCATCAACTGCAGCTTCTATGACGCTGAAAACCGCGCCGGTTGCCGCTTCAATGGCGCCACATTGAAGGAAGCCAGCTTCCGTAGTTGCGACATCAGCATGTGCCACTTCAGTTTCATCAAGGCGCTGGGCCTGGAGATCAGTGAGTGCCGTGCGCAGGGCGCGGACTTCAGCAACGCCAGCTTCATGAACCAGATCACCACGCGCAGCTGGTTCTGCAGTGCCTTCATCAAGAAGTCGAACCTGCGCTACGCCAATTTCTCGCGGGTGACATTGGAGAAGTGCGAACTGTGGGAAAACCGCTGGGATGGCGCGAATGTGAGCGGTGCCAGCTTCGCCGGTTCGGACCTGTCCGGTGGCCAGTTCGAGGGGATCGACTGGAACAGTGCCAACTTCACCGACTGCAACCTGACCAACTCGGAGCTGGGCGAGCTGGACCTGCGCAGCACCAATCTGCGCGGCGCCACACTGGATGTGCAGCAGGTGGCGCTGTTGATGCAGCGTATCGGCATTACCGTGGTGCCGTAG